A single genomic interval of Longimicrobium sp. harbors:
- a CDS encoding xanthine dehydrogenase family protein molybdopterin-binding subunit: MSAERQEFESARGGVPADEPEVAERGTPVVDHAPSHAGEKVKLYGSREEKSAPLNVIGTRQRKTDGLEKSTGRARYTDDLVLPGMLHGKILRSPHPHALIRSIDTSAALALPGVFAVVTGSEMPIPFGIIVWTPDENALATDKVRYIGDAVAAVAAVDEDTALRALELIQVDYEVLEALLDPHEAVRRTDVQIHEAKKAGHNGNISKIVKLEFGEVEQGLAASDVVIEGEYFFEGTTHTPIEPHCAIGQWEAGGAPGGRLTVWSSTQVPHYLHRELAKVLELDPAKVRVIQPHVGGGFGGKSEPFDLEFCVAKLAMKTGRPVKILYTREEVFYAHRGRHPFYMKYRVGATADGKLKAVDARTLLDGGAYSSFGLVTTYYSGQLLAAPYEIPAYRFDSTRVFTNKPACGPKRGHGSVQPRFAFEVSLDKLAERLGLDPIELRRRNFMGSFRRTVNELRITSNGFMECLDAVERASGWKERKGRMGYGRGLGVAGSCYISGTNYPIYPNRMPQSAVQLQVDRSGRIAVFSGASDIGQGSTSLVAYIVCEELGVPLDYVRVLPSDTDFTPVDLGSYSSRVTFMLGNACVDAARKLKALVQDAVGAEWEISPKRVLLAGGRAMDAEDTGRNMSIVRAFNLAEAKHGTLGSVGSYNTPSDVHGEYRGGTIGASPAYSFTAHVAEVEVDAETGFVDVKAIWVAHDCGRALNPTIVEGQIEGSAYMGFAEALMEQHVFKDAEHGRAGLHDGPSLLDYRVPGSLDTPELQALIVESIDPEGPYGAKEAGEGPLHPSIPAIANAIYDAVGVRMDSLPFSPPRMWRALQEKAAHDAEPERIAAD; the protein is encoded by the coding sequence ATGAGCGCGGAGCGGCAGGAGTTCGAAAGCGCCCGCGGCGGCGTTCCGGCGGATGAGCCCGAGGTCGCCGAGCGCGGCACGCCGGTCGTGGACCACGCGCCCTCGCACGCGGGCGAGAAGGTGAAGCTGTACGGCAGCCGCGAGGAAAAGTCTGCGCCGCTGAACGTCATCGGTACGCGGCAGCGCAAGACGGACGGCCTGGAAAAGAGCACCGGCCGCGCGCGCTACACCGACGACCTGGTGCTGCCGGGAATGCTGCATGGCAAGATCCTGCGCTCGCCCCACCCCCACGCGCTGATCCGGTCCATCGACACCTCCGCCGCGCTGGCCCTGCCCGGCGTGTTCGCCGTGGTCACGGGAAGCGAGATGCCCATCCCCTTCGGCATCATCGTGTGGACGCCGGACGAGAACGCGCTGGCGACCGACAAGGTGCGCTACATCGGCGACGCGGTGGCGGCGGTGGCGGCGGTGGACGAGGACACGGCGCTGCGCGCGCTGGAGCTGATCCAGGTGGACTACGAGGTGCTGGAGGCGCTGCTCGATCCGCACGAGGCCGTGCGCCGCACGGACGTGCAGATCCACGAGGCCAAGAAGGCCGGGCACAACGGCAACATCTCCAAGATCGTCAAGCTGGAGTTCGGCGAGGTGGAGCAGGGGCTGGCCGCGTCCGACGTCGTCATCGAGGGCGAGTACTTCTTCGAGGGCACCACGCACACCCCCATCGAGCCGCACTGCGCCATCGGCCAGTGGGAAGCGGGCGGCGCGCCGGGCGGGCGGCTGACCGTGTGGTCGTCCACGCAGGTGCCCCACTACCTGCACCGCGAGCTCGCCAAGGTGCTGGAGCTGGATCCCGCCAAGGTTCGCGTGATCCAGCCGCACGTGGGCGGTGGCTTCGGCGGCAAGAGCGAGCCCTTCGACCTGGAGTTCTGCGTCGCCAAGCTGGCGATGAAGACGGGCCGGCCGGTGAAGATCCTGTACACCCGCGAAGAGGTGTTCTACGCCCACCGCGGCCGCCACCCGTTCTACATGAAGTACCGGGTGGGCGCCACGGCGGATGGAAAGCTCAAGGCGGTAGACGCGCGCACGCTGCTGGACGGCGGCGCCTATTCGTCGTTCGGCCTGGTGACCACGTACTACAGCGGCCAGCTGCTGGCGGCGCCGTACGAGATCCCGGCGTACCGCTTCGACTCCACGCGCGTGTTCACCAACAAGCCCGCTTGCGGCCCCAAGCGCGGCCACGGCAGCGTGCAGCCGCGCTTCGCCTTCGAGGTGTCGCTCGACAAGCTGGCCGAACGGCTGGGTTTGGACCCCATCGAGCTGCGCCGGCGCAACTTCATGGGCAGCTTCCGCCGCACCGTCAACGAGCTGCGCATTACCTCCAACGGCTTCATGGAGTGCCTGGACGCGGTGGAGCGCGCCAGCGGCTGGAAGGAGCGCAAGGGGCGGATGGGGTATGGGCGCGGGCTGGGCGTGGCGGGCTCGTGCTACATCTCGGGGACCAACTATCCCATCTACCCCAACCGGATGCCGCAGTCCGCCGTGCAGCTGCAGGTAGACCGCTCGGGGCGCATCGCCGTCTTTTCGGGCGCGTCGGACATCGGCCAGGGATCCACGTCGCTCGTGGCCTACATCGTCTGCGAAGAATTGGGCGTGCCGCTGGACTACGTGCGCGTGCTTCCGTCGGACACGGACTTCACGCCGGTTGACCTGGGCAGCTACTCGTCGCGCGTGACGTTCATGCTGGGGAACGCCTGCGTGGACGCCGCCCGCAAGCTCAAGGCGCTGGTGCAGGACGCGGTGGGGGCGGAGTGGGAGATTTCGCCGAAGCGCGTGCTGCTGGCGGGCGGACGGGCCATGGACGCGGAGGACACGGGGCGCAACATGTCCATCGTGCGGGCGTTCAACCTGGCGGAGGCGAAGCACGGTACGCTGGGTTCCGTCGGCAGCTACAACACGCCCAGCGACGTGCATGGCGAGTACCGCGGCGGGACGATCGGCGCCTCGCCCGCGTACTCGTTCACGGCGCACGTGGCCGAGGTGGAGGTGGACGCGGAGACGGGGTTCGTGGACGTGAAGGCCATCTGGGTGGCGCACGACTGCGGCCGGGCGCTGAACCCCACCATCGTCGAGGGGCAGATCGAGGGCTCGGCGTACATGGGGTTCGCCGAGGCGCTGATGGAGCAGCACGTGTTCAAGGACGCGGAGCACGGGCGGGCGGGCCTTCACGATGGCCCGTCGCTGCTGGACTACCGGGTTCCCGGCTCGCTCGACACGCCCGAGCTGCAGGCGCTGATCGTGGAGTCCATCGATCCCGAAGGGCCGTACGGCGCCAAGGAGGCGGGCGAGGGTCCGCTACACCCGTCCATTCCCGCCATCGCCAACGCCATCTACGACGCCGTGGGGGTACGGATGGATTCGCTGCCCTTCTCCCCGCCGCGCATGTGGCGGGCGCTGCAGGAGAAAGCCGCTCACGACGCCGAGCCTGAGCGCATCGCTGCGGATTGA